One window from the genome of Hippoglossus hippoglossus isolate fHipHip1 chromosome 6, fHipHip1.pri, whole genome shotgun sequence encodes:
- the bhlhe41 gene encoding class E basic helix-loop-helix protein 41 isoform X2, protein MDERIPHLQDRQFMEHAEFLGVDYPSIYMCKSKRGIKREDGGKDAYKLPHRLIEKKRRDRINECIGQLKDLLPEHLKLSTLGHLEKAVVLELTLKHLNALTAVTEQQHQKIIALQNGDRSMKSSIHADLDAFHSGFQACAKEVLQYLSQFENWTAREQRCAQLISHLHKVLAQVQPGAPLLQHQLPAGDAQEGQKADSQANCVPVIQRTQGGELNENDTDTDSGYGGEAEKSDGKDKDCARNKGQGPKAVKIKQEFGDERAAKKPKMSWSGNGLGGADASRPDLALMNSLMGISSVGQQTPICMPFYFINPSAAASYMPLFDKSNIEKYMYPAAAALASPFPWLYPAHASAAAAAAAAAAFPGLSAHFGGSDQSKDCLSPDREESHETEASSPDEREESLASDDGEDDAGDAFQENKSSTHDQFPACPMS, encoded by the exons ATGGATGAAAGAATACCGCATTTACAGGACAGACAGTTCATGGAGCACGCAGAATTCTTGGG GGTGGATTACCCCTCGATCTACATGTGCAAATCCAAAAGAGGAATAAAAcgagaggatggagggaag GACGCGTACAAGTTACCACACCGGTTGatagagaagaagaggagagacagaatCAACGAATGTATCGGGCAGCTGAAGGATTTGTTACCCGAGCATCTGAAGCTGTCG ACGCTCGGGCATCTGGAGAAAGCAGTTGTCCTGGAGTTAACACTCAAACACCTAAACGCACTGACTGCTGTGACCGAGCAGCAGCACCAGAAGATCATCGCCTTGCAGAATG GGGACCGGTCGATGAAATCTTCCATTCACGCGGACCTGGACGCGTTCCACTCCGGGTTCCAGGCCTGTGCCAAGGAGGTCCTGCAGTACCTGAGTCAGTTTGAGAACTGGACGGCGCGGGAGCAGAGGTGCGCGCAGCTCATCAGCCACCTTCACAAGGTGCTGGCGCAGGTCCAGCCCGGCGCGCCGCTGCTCCAGCACCAGCTACCAGCCGGGGACGCACAGGAGGGGCAGAAAGCCGACAGCCAGGCCAACTGCGTCCCGGTCATCCAGAGGACCCAAGGCGGGGAGCTTAACGAGAATGACACAGACACGGATAGTGGATACGGGGGCGAGGCTGAGAAGAGCGATGGCAAAGATAAAGACTGTGCGCGCAACAAGGGGCAGGGACCGAAGGCGGTGAAGATCAAGCAAGAGTTTGGAGACGAGCGCGCTGCCAAGAAGCCAAAGATGAGCTGGTCTGGGAACGGGTTAGGGGGCGCAGACGCCTCCAGGCCTGACCTGGCGCTAATGAACTCTCTGATGGGAATAAGCAGTGTGGGACAGCAGACACCAATCTGTATGCCTTTTTACTTCATCAACCCCTCGGCCGCGGCGTCCTACATGCCTTTGTTCGACAAAAGCAACATTGAAAAGTACATGTACCCAGCGGCGGCCGCTCTTGCGTCCCCATTCCCTTGGCTTTACCCCGCACACGCGTCAGCCgctgcggcggcggctgctgcaGCCGCGTTTCCCGGCTTGTCTGCGCACTTTGGCGGCTCTGATCAGTCCAAGGACTGCCTCTCCCCGGACAGAGAGGAGTCACACGAGACGGAGGCGAGCTCACCTGACGAGCGTGAGGAGAGTCTCGCCAGTGACGACGGGGAGGATGACGCAGGTGATGCGTTCCAGGAGAACAAGAGCAGCACTCATGATCAGTTCCCCGCGTGTCCGATGAGCTAA
- the bhlhe41 gene encoding class E basic helix-loop-helix protein 41 isoform X1, with amino-acid sequence MDERIPHLQDRQFMEHAEFLGVDYPSIYMCKSKRGIKREDGGKQDAYKLPHRLIEKKRRDRINECIGQLKDLLPEHLKLSTLGHLEKAVVLELTLKHLNALTAVTEQQHQKIIALQNGDRSMKSSIHADLDAFHSGFQACAKEVLQYLSQFENWTAREQRCAQLISHLHKVLAQVQPGAPLLQHQLPAGDAQEGQKADSQANCVPVIQRTQGGELNENDTDTDSGYGGEAEKSDGKDKDCARNKGQGPKAVKIKQEFGDERAAKKPKMSWSGNGLGGADASRPDLALMNSLMGISSVGQQTPICMPFYFINPSAAASYMPLFDKSNIEKYMYPAAAALASPFPWLYPAHASAAAAAAAAAAFPGLSAHFGGSDQSKDCLSPDREESHETEASSPDEREESLASDDGEDDAGDAFQENKSSTHDQFPACPMS; translated from the exons ATGGATGAAAGAATACCGCATTTACAGGACAGACAGTTCATGGAGCACGCAGAATTCTTGGG GGTGGATTACCCCTCGATCTACATGTGCAAATCCAAAAGAGGAATAAAAcgagaggatggagggaag cAGGACGCGTACAAGTTACCACACCGGTTGatagagaagaagaggagagacagaatCAACGAATGTATCGGGCAGCTGAAGGATTTGTTACCCGAGCATCTGAAGCTGTCG ACGCTCGGGCATCTGGAGAAAGCAGTTGTCCTGGAGTTAACACTCAAACACCTAAACGCACTGACTGCTGTGACCGAGCAGCAGCACCAGAAGATCATCGCCTTGCAGAATG GGGACCGGTCGATGAAATCTTCCATTCACGCGGACCTGGACGCGTTCCACTCCGGGTTCCAGGCCTGTGCCAAGGAGGTCCTGCAGTACCTGAGTCAGTTTGAGAACTGGACGGCGCGGGAGCAGAGGTGCGCGCAGCTCATCAGCCACCTTCACAAGGTGCTGGCGCAGGTCCAGCCCGGCGCGCCGCTGCTCCAGCACCAGCTACCAGCCGGGGACGCACAGGAGGGGCAGAAAGCCGACAGCCAGGCCAACTGCGTCCCGGTCATCCAGAGGACCCAAGGCGGGGAGCTTAACGAGAATGACACAGACACGGATAGTGGATACGGGGGCGAGGCTGAGAAGAGCGATGGCAAAGATAAAGACTGTGCGCGCAACAAGGGGCAGGGACCGAAGGCGGTGAAGATCAAGCAAGAGTTTGGAGACGAGCGCGCTGCCAAGAAGCCAAAGATGAGCTGGTCTGGGAACGGGTTAGGGGGCGCAGACGCCTCCAGGCCTGACCTGGCGCTAATGAACTCTCTGATGGGAATAAGCAGTGTGGGACAGCAGACACCAATCTGTATGCCTTTTTACTTCATCAACCCCTCGGCCGCGGCGTCCTACATGCCTTTGTTCGACAAAAGCAACATTGAAAAGTACATGTACCCAGCGGCGGCCGCTCTTGCGTCCCCATTCCCTTGGCTTTACCCCGCACACGCGTCAGCCgctgcggcggcggctgctgcaGCCGCGTTTCCCGGCTTGTCTGCGCACTTTGGCGGCTCTGATCAGTCCAAGGACTGCCTCTCCCCGGACAGAGAGGAGTCACACGAGACGGAGGCGAGCTCACCTGACGAGCGTGAGGAGAGTCTCGCCAGTGACGACGGGGAGGATGACGCAGGTGATGCGTTCCAGGAGAACAAGAGCAGCACTCATGATCAGTTCCCCGCGTGTCCGATGAGCTAA
- the LOC117763186 gene encoding palmitoyltransferase ZDHHC23-like: KPPEPDDPMCCCECDIYQYGCCCDCEDLDEAFNRWLRHKPPHSGCHSPVLGALIDNLEISMIPALVLLPLLLRAAALHYLLGIIILTALPSLVLWYYYATHHKRRRTLFFLTLALFSLAYMYYLFITEILPRGDVSHLQLCTVTAGMILTIGSLIHTKRGPGFHTTSYHSQSEEVNKDSTHLNGPIQSAASSSSLPALTEKWSRCSVCKTMPPLRAGHCRTCGSCVKRLDHHCVWINSCVGQANHLSFLLTLLVFVLTSLYGISLVLCSICPQQYVMTALFYCPGVYSQSRYKY, encoded by the exons aagcctccggagccagatgatcccatgtgctgctgcgagtgtgatatctaccagtacggatgctgctgtgactgtgaagatctggatgaggcctttaacag GTGGCTGAGACACAAACCCCCTCACAGTGGATGTCACTCTCCTGTCCTCGGGGCCCTGATTGACAACCTGGAGATCTCCATGATCCcggccctggtgctgctgcctctgctgctccgggCCGCAGCGCTGCACTACCTGCTGGGCATCATCATCCTGACAGCTCTGCCCAGCCTGGTCCTCTGGTACTACTACGCCACGCACCACAAGAGGAGAcgcaccctcttcttccttaCTCTGGCGCTGTTCTCTCTGGCCTACATGTattacctcttcatcacagagattcTACCGCGTGGGGACGTCAGccatctgcagctgtgcactgtgACTGCTGGGATGATCCTCACCATCGGATCTCTCATTCACACCAAGAGAGGCCCAGGGTTTCACACCACCTCCTATCACAGCCAGAGTGAGGAGGTTAACAAGGACTCTACACATCTTAATGGACCCATCCAAtcagcggcctcctcctcctctcttcctgctctgacagaaaagtggagcagatgctctgtgtgcaaaacaatgcCACCCCTGCGGGCTGGACACTGTCGAACCTGTGGATCCTGCGTCAAGCGTCTGGACCACCACTGTGTCTG GATAAACAGCTGTGTCGGACAGGCAAACCAcctcagtttcctgctgaccctcTTGGTGTTCGTGCTGACCTCTCTGTATGGGATCAGTTTGGTGCTTTGTAGCATCTGTCCTCAGCAGTATGTCATGACGGCTCTCTTCTACTGCCCCGGTGTCTACAGCCAGTCCAGGTACA